A segment of the Geoanaerobacter pelophilus genome:
TGCTACTCCTGGCCCCGAAAACGGGATAAATGCGTCAACGAAGTTGTTTTAACAACTGCTGACTTACTAATTAGTCGCTAAAAAGGCCGCTGTGGCCAGCACAGCGGCCCTGGTTGCCCACTCTGGATATCAGCAGTTACGGCTTGTAGCCGGTGGCCGCGTACACTTCCTTGACGATATCGGCGCCGATCCGGCCGATGTTGTCTTTATGGGTCTTGTCCATCGCTTTTTTCCAGGCGTCGCGCTCCTGGGGGGTCAGGGTGACGATCTGCGACCTTCCAGATTTCTTCACGCCTGCCAGGGCTTCGTCGTTGTCCTTCTTGGCCACGTCGTTGGCAAATTTGGTGGCGTCCTTCATGGCCCCTTCGAGAATGGTACGGATATCTGCGGGCAGCCCCTGCCAGAACTTCTTGTTGACGATGACAGCGTAACCAAGGTAGCCGTGGTTGGAGACGGTCACGTATTTCTGCACTTCATGCATCTTCTGAGTATAGAGATTTGACGGTGGGTTCTCGGTGCCGTTGACGACGCCGGTCTGTAGAGCCTGATAGACTTCGGAGAAGGCCATGACCTGGGGAATGGCGTTCACGGAGCGCATCTGGGAATCGAGCACCTTGGAGGACTGGATCCGCATCTTCTGCCCCTTGAAATCGGCCAGGGTCTTGAGCGGTTTGTTGGCGCTCATCACCTTGAAGCCGTTGTCCCAGTAAGCCAGGCCAAGGATACCTTTCGGCTCCAGCTTTTTGAGCAGCTTGGCTCCCACCGGCCCCTGAGTGACCTTGTGGAGATCAGCATAGTCGTCGAAGATGAAGGGGAGGTCGAACACCTCAAACTCTTTCACACCGAGCGGGGCGAACTTGGCCAGGGACGGGGCCAGCATCTGCACGGCGCCGAGCTGGAGCGCCTCCATCTCTTCCTTGTCCTTGTAGAGCTGGCTGTTCGGATAGACTTCGATCTTGACCCGGCCTTTGGTGCGCTCCTCGGCGATCTTCTTGAAGTAGTCGGCGGCCTGGCCCTTGGGGGTGTTTTGGGCTACCACATGACTGAACTTGATGACGATCGGGGCGGCGGCCAATGCCGTGCTGGAGAATGCAATCAGCAGAGCGAAGGTGAGTAAAGCTTTCAGTTTCATACGTGACTCCTTTTTGGGTTGGCTGTTAACTTTGTTGTCGTAAAGATAATTAATAGTGTCTACGCCAAGCTGGAACCTGAATTTAAATAGCGTTCTAGCAATCATGGTGCCATTGATTAATCGTCGCGTAAGGGTGTGTTTTAACAAAAAAGCAGGTGAATTAGTGGGCGATGGAGGGGAGGGGGTGTGGCTGAAATTGGCCAATTTCAGTGGCTGAAATTGGCCAATTGAAATGCTAAACTGACGTTTGAAATTAATGGGGTCAGAGGCCGAGTCTTCCCATTTTGTAGCGCAGGGTCCCGCGGGGAATTTTCAGCAGATCAGCGGTTTTTAAGACATTACCACTGCTTTTGGCAAGGGCTGCTTGAATCATCTTCCGTTCAAAGGCCTCAACTGCTTCTTCAAGACCGATCGAGCCGATCTCTGGCAGTTCTGCCTGGAGTGCCCTGGTGGCCGCGCCGGAGATTTCGGGTGGCAGGTGAGGCGCTGTCAGCGTCGGCCCCTGGTTGATGATGCAGATCTTTTCGATGACGTTTTTCAGCTCCCGGATATTGCCCGGCCAGTTGTAGCCTGCCAGCAGAGTCTTGGCCTCTTCCGAGATCTCCTGGAAGCCGCGCGAGAATGCCCGGCTGTACTTGTCGAGATAAAAAGCGGCAAGCCCCGGGATGTCCTCCCGCCGCTCACGCAGCGGCGGAATATGGATCGGAAAGACGTTAAGCCGGTAGAACAGGTCCTCCCGGAACAGCCCGCTTTTGATGGCATCGCTCAGGTTGCGGTTGGTCGCGGAGATGACCCTGACATCGACGTCAATGTTCCTGGTGCCGCCGACCCGCCTGATCTGGCGGCTCTCCAGGACCCGCAGCAGCTTGGCTTGCATCACCGGGTCCATCTCGCCGATCTCGTCCAGGAAGATGGTCCCTTTGTTGGCCGCCTCGAACAGCCCGGTTTTCCTGGCGGAAGCATCGGTGAATGCCCCCTTTTCATGGCCGAACAGCTCGCTTTCCAGCAGATTGATCGGGATCGAGGCGCAGTTGATCTCGATGAACGGTGCCTCGCGACGGTCCGAGAGATGATGGATCGATTTGGCGATCAGTTCCTTGCCGGTGCCGGATTCGCCGGTGATCAACACCGAAGCTTCGGCAAAGCGGGCAACCTCCCGTGCTTGGCGGATAATCTCCTTGAGCGATGAGTTGACCCCGACCAGCGGCACCTTTTCAAACAGCTCCAGCGCCCCCTGCCTGATAGCGCGCACCTCCCGCTTGAGGCTGGTGGTCTGCAGCGCCAGCTTGACGATGACCCGCAAGGCATCGGCCTTGAACGGCTTCTTCATATAGTGAAAAGCGCCCATTTTCAGCGAGGCCACCGCGCTTTCGACCGAGCCGTAGCCGGTGATGACGATGACCAGCAGCTCCGGCTCTATCTCACGCAGATCCTTGAGCACATCCAGACCGTTTTCTTTGCCAAGGTTGAGGTCGAGCAGTACCAGATCGATTTCTTCGGCGGAAACCAGCTCACGAGCGGTTGTCCCATCAGCGGCGGACAGCACCTGGTAGCCGTCCTCGCCCAGAATTCGCTCCACGTTTTCGCGGATGAACGGTTCGTCGTCGATTATGAGAATTTTTTCCATAACATCTCCGGCTTATCAGGTCGTGCAGAGTTGAGATTTTGGGCAGGAAAGGCCTGCTGCTGCCAGTGTCTGCAATGAGTGTACCGCTATTTGGGGGAGATGCGAGGCAGCGACAGGAGATTAGGTGAGGTTTAGCGGCAAGTCAAGGCGGAGTCGGGATGAAAAAAACCGGTCAGTAGTTTTTCATCCTTGCCGGCTTTCGTCCAGAAGTTGGCCGATTTTGGAGAGCAGTTTGATCGGTTGGATCGGCTTATTGACATGAGCTTCTTCAATTCCTTTGTTTTTGAGGAATTCGTCGCTATATCCGGAAAGGAACAGCAGCGGAGTTGCGGGGCACATTTGCCGCAGTTGCCTGCTTCCTTCCACACCGTTCATCCCGGGCAGAATAGCATCCATGATGACAAGCCGTAATGTGGACCGGTTTTCCCTGGCTAGTCGCAGCGCTTCGCCGGTGTCCGCAGCGGTGATGACCCGATAGTTGCACAGGGTCAGGTACTTGGCAATGGAATGGCGAACCGCTTCATCATCTTCGACGAGCAGCAGCAATTCGCCGTTGCCGAGACTGTCCCGGCCTGCTCCGGTTTCGGTTTCCGACGCCTGAAGTTTATCCTGCAGAGGCAGGTAAATGCCGATCTTCGTCCCTTCTCCTGGCACTGATTCCAGCATGATGAAACCATTCATCTGTTTCACCGTGCCGTAGATCATTGCCAGGCCAAGCCCGGTGCCGGTGCCTACCTCTTTGGTCGTAAAAAACGGCTCAAAGATGCGGTCCTGTATCTCGGGAGCAATGCCGCATCCTGTGTCGCTCATGGAAAGAAGCGCATACTCCCCTTCTGGCGCGGTAAGCCCGTGGGCGTCTATATCCTTTTTATCGATGGTAACCTGTGCCGTGCTGATGGTGATGCTGCCCGGGCCAGAGATGGCGTCA
Coding sequences within it:
- a CDS encoding sigma-54-dependent transcriptional regulator; the encoded protein is MEKILIIDDEPFIRENVERILGEDGYQVLSAADGTTARELVSAEEIDLVLLDLNLGKENGLDVLKDLREIEPELLVIVITGYGSVESAVASLKMGAFHYMKKPFKADALRVIVKLALQTTSLKREVRAIRQGALELFEKVPLVGVNSSLKEIIRQAREVARFAEASVLITGESGTGKELIAKSIHHLSDRREAPFIEINCASIPINLLESELFGHEKGAFTDASARKTGLFEAANKGTIFLDEIGEMDPVMQAKLLRVLESRQIRRVGGTRNIDVDVRVISATNRNLSDAIKSGLFREDLFYRLNVFPIHIPPLRERREDIPGLAAFYLDKYSRAFSRGFQEISEEAKTLLAGYNWPGNIRELKNVIEKICIINQGPTLTAPHLPPEISGAATRALQAELPEIGSIGLEEAVEAFERKMIQAALAKSSGNVLKTADLLKIPRGTLRYKMGRLGL
- a CDS encoding TRAP transporter substrate-binding protein codes for the protein MKLKALLTFALLIAFSSTALAAAPIVIKFSHVVAQNTPKGQAADYFKKIAEERTKGRVKIEVYPNSQLYKDKEEMEALQLGAVQMLAPSLAKFAPLGVKEFEVFDLPFIFDDYADLHKVTQGPVGAKLLKKLEPKGILGLAYWDNGFKVMSANKPLKTLADFKGQKMRIQSSKVLDSQMRSVNAIPQVMAFSEVYQALQTGVVNGTENPPSNLYTQKMHEVQKYVTVSNHGYLGYAVIVNKKFWQGLPADIRTILEGAMKDATKFANDVAKKDNDEALAGVKKSGRSQIVTLTPQERDAWKKAMDKTHKDNIGRIGADIVKEVYAATGYKP